The Falco rusticolus isolate bFalRus1 chromosome 15, bFalRus1.pri, whole genome shotgun sequence genome has a segment encoding these proteins:
- the ZNF821 gene encoding zinc finger protein 821 isoform X3, producing MMKNNFPGALGDQRPAIHPLQDPDSSSSGSDDEETTQDEVSSHTSEEDGSMVKVKKELENAEQPVAGTPLMRENEVPESLNADPMVGLSQCPLCQMECGSREQLIAHVYQHTAAVVSAKSYMCPVCGRALSSPGSLGRHLLIHSEDQLSNCAVCGARFTSHATFNSEKLPEVLSADRLPAPQSEGPSSVEGKDIAFHTPVYPAGILLVCNNCAAYRKLLEAQTPGMRKWALRRQNEPLEVRLQRLERERTAKKSRRDNETPEEREVRRMRDREAKRLQRMQETDEQRARRLQRDREAMRLKRANETPEKRQARLIREREAKRLKRRLEKMDMMLRAQFGQDPSAMAALAAEMNFFQLPVSNVELESQLLGKMTFEEQSNSALH from the exons ATGATGAAAAACAACTTTCCTGGAGCTCTTGGGGACCAAAGGCCAGCCATTCATCCACTGCAAGACCCCGACTCCAGCAGCA GTGGCAGTGATGATGAGGAAACCACCCAGGATGAAGTTTCTTCCCATACATCTGAGGAGGATGGCTCAATGGTGAAAGTgaagaaagaattagaaaatgcagaacaaCCTGTGGCTGGAACCCCACTGATGAGAGAAAATGAG GTGCCGGAGAGTTTGAATGCTGACCCTATGGTGGGACTGTCACAGTGCCCCCTCTGCCAGATGGAGTGTggaagcagagagcagcttATTGCTCATGTATACCAG CACACTGCAGCTGTGGTGAGTGCCAAGAGCTACATGTGTCCTGTATGCGGCAGAGCCCTCAGCTCACCGGGATCCCTTGGGCGACATCTCCTGATCCACTCAGAGGACCAGCTGTCAAACTGTGCAGTGTGTGGAGCACGCTTCACCAGCCACGCCACATTCAACAG cgAGAAGCTGCCAGAGGTGCTCAGTGCAGATCGCCTGCCAGCACCACAGAGCGAGGGCCCCTCCAGTGTTGAGGGGAAAGACATTGCCTTTCACACCCCTGTGTATCCTGCAGGCATCCTCCTAGTGTGCAATAACTGTGCTGCTTATCGTAAGCTGCTGGAGGCACAGACACCTGGCATGCGAAAGTGGGCACTTCGTCGGCAGAACGAGCCCTTGGAAGTGCGGCTGCAGCGCCTGGAGCGGGAGCGTACGGCCAAGAAGAGCCGGCGGGACAATGAGACACCTGAAGAGCGGGAAGTGAGGCGTATGCGGGATCGAGAAGCTAAGCGCCTGCAGCGCATGCAAGAGACAGATGAGCAAAGGGCACGGCGGCTGCAGAGAGACCGGGAAGCCATGCGACTGAAACGTGCAAATGAGACCCCAGAGAAACGACAGGCCCGGCTCATCCGGGAGCGTGAGGCCAAGAGGCTCAAGCGGCGCCTGGAGAAAATGGACATGATGCTCCGGGCACAGTTTGGCCAGGacccctctgccatggctgCTTTGGCAGCTGAAATGAACTTTTTCCAGCTGCCAGTGAGCAATGTGGAGCTGGAGAGCCAGCTGCTGGGCAAAATGACCTTTGAGGAGCAGAGCAACAGTGCACTGCATTAA
- the ZNF821 gene encoding zinc finger protein 821 isoform X1 → MEQHQSDSLSLWLLGEQVFAGLEEQARQAMMKNNFPGALGDQRPAIHPLQDPDSSSSGSDDEETTQDEVSSHTSEEDGSMVKVKKELENAEQPVAGTPLMRENEVPESLNADPMVGLSQCPLCQMECGSREQLIAHVYQHTAAVVSAKSYMCPVCGRALSSPGSLGRHLLIHSEDQLSNCAVCGARFTSHATFNSEKLPEVLSADRLPAPQSEGPSSVEGKDIAFHTPVYPAGILLVCNNCAAYRKLLEAQTPGMRKWALRRQNEPLEVRLQRLERERTAKKSRRDNETPEEREVRRMRDREAKRLQRMQETDEQRARRLQRDREAMRLKRANETPEKRQARLIREREAKRLKRRLEKMDMMLRAQFGQDPSAMAALAAEMNFFQLPVSNVELESQLLGKMTFEEQSNSALH, encoded by the exons ATGGAACAGCACCAGTCTGACTCTTTGTCCTTGTGGCTGCTAGGGGAACAAGTctttgcagggctggaggagcaagCCCGCCAAGCCATGATGAAAAACAACTTTCCTGGAGCTCTTGGGGACCAAAGGCCAGCCATTCATCCACTGCAAGACCCCGACTCCAGCAGCA GTGGCAGTGATGATGAGGAAACCACCCAGGATGAAGTTTCTTCCCATACATCTGAGGAGGATGGCTCAATGGTGAAAGTgaagaaagaattagaaaatgcagaacaaCCTGTGGCTGGAACCCCACTGATGAGAGAAAATGAG GTGCCGGAGAGTTTGAATGCTGACCCTATGGTGGGACTGTCACAGTGCCCCCTCTGCCAGATGGAGTGTggaagcagagagcagcttATTGCTCATGTATACCAG CACACTGCAGCTGTGGTGAGTGCCAAGAGCTACATGTGTCCTGTATGCGGCAGAGCCCTCAGCTCACCGGGATCCCTTGGGCGACATCTCCTGATCCACTCAGAGGACCAGCTGTCAAACTGTGCAGTGTGTGGAGCACGCTTCACCAGCCACGCCACATTCAACAG cgAGAAGCTGCCAGAGGTGCTCAGTGCAGATCGCCTGCCAGCACCACAGAGCGAGGGCCCCTCCAGTGTTGAGGGGAAAGACATTGCCTTTCACACCCCTGTGTATCCTGCAGGCATCCTCCTAGTGTGCAATAACTGTGCTGCTTATCGTAAGCTGCTGGAGGCACAGACACCTGGCATGCGAAAGTGGGCACTTCGTCGGCAGAACGAGCCCTTGGAAGTGCGGCTGCAGCGCCTGGAGCGGGAGCGTACGGCCAAGAAGAGCCGGCGGGACAATGAGACACCTGAAGAGCGGGAAGTGAGGCGTATGCGGGATCGAGAAGCTAAGCGCCTGCAGCGCATGCAAGAGACAGATGAGCAAAGGGCACGGCGGCTGCAGAGAGACCGGGAAGCCATGCGACTGAAACGTGCAAATGAGACCCCAGAGAAACGACAGGCCCGGCTCATCCGGGAGCGTGAGGCCAAGAGGCTCAAGCGGCGCCTGGAGAAAATGGACATGATGCTCCGGGCACAGTTTGGCCAGGacccctctgccatggctgCTTTGGCAGCTGAAATGAACTTTTTCCAGCTGCCAGTGAGCAATGTGGAGCTGGAGAGCCAGCTGCTGGGCAAAATGACCTTTGAGGAGCAGAGCAACAGTGCACTGCATTAA
- the ZNF821 gene encoding zinc finger protein 821 isoform X2 encodes MSRRKQTTPNKVHWEQVFAGLEEQARQAMMKNNFPGALGDQRPAIHPLQDPDSSSSGSDDEETTQDEVSSHTSEEDGSMVKVKKELENAEQPVAGTPLMRENEVPESLNADPMVGLSQCPLCQMECGSREQLIAHVYQHTAAVVSAKSYMCPVCGRALSSPGSLGRHLLIHSEDQLSNCAVCGARFTSHATFNSEKLPEVLSADRLPAPQSEGPSSVEGKDIAFHTPVYPAGILLVCNNCAAYRKLLEAQTPGMRKWALRRQNEPLEVRLQRLERERTAKKSRRDNETPEEREVRRMRDREAKRLQRMQETDEQRARRLQRDREAMRLKRANETPEKRQARLIREREAKRLKRRLEKMDMMLRAQFGQDPSAMAALAAEMNFFQLPVSNVELESQLLGKMTFEEQSNSALH; translated from the exons GGGAACAAGTctttgcagggctggaggagcaagCCCGCCAAGCCATGATGAAAAACAACTTTCCTGGAGCTCTTGGGGACCAAAGGCCAGCCATTCATCCACTGCAAGACCCCGACTCCAGCAGCA GTGGCAGTGATGATGAGGAAACCACCCAGGATGAAGTTTCTTCCCATACATCTGAGGAGGATGGCTCAATGGTGAAAGTgaagaaagaattagaaaatgcagaacaaCCTGTGGCTGGAACCCCACTGATGAGAGAAAATGAG GTGCCGGAGAGTTTGAATGCTGACCCTATGGTGGGACTGTCACAGTGCCCCCTCTGCCAGATGGAGTGTggaagcagagagcagcttATTGCTCATGTATACCAG CACACTGCAGCTGTGGTGAGTGCCAAGAGCTACATGTGTCCTGTATGCGGCAGAGCCCTCAGCTCACCGGGATCCCTTGGGCGACATCTCCTGATCCACTCAGAGGACCAGCTGTCAAACTGTGCAGTGTGTGGAGCACGCTTCACCAGCCACGCCACATTCAACAG cgAGAAGCTGCCAGAGGTGCTCAGTGCAGATCGCCTGCCAGCACCACAGAGCGAGGGCCCCTCCAGTGTTGAGGGGAAAGACATTGCCTTTCACACCCCTGTGTATCCTGCAGGCATCCTCCTAGTGTGCAATAACTGTGCTGCTTATCGTAAGCTGCTGGAGGCACAGACACCTGGCATGCGAAAGTGGGCACTTCGTCGGCAGAACGAGCCCTTGGAAGTGCGGCTGCAGCGCCTGGAGCGGGAGCGTACGGCCAAGAAGAGCCGGCGGGACAATGAGACACCTGAAGAGCGGGAAGTGAGGCGTATGCGGGATCGAGAAGCTAAGCGCCTGCAGCGCATGCAAGAGACAGATGAGCAAAGGGCACGGCGGCTGCAGAGAGACCGGGAAGCCATGCGACTGAAACGTGCAAATGAGACCCCAGAGAAACGACAGGCCCGGCTCATCCGGGAGCGTGAGGCCAAGAGGCTCAAGCGGCGCCTGGAGAAAATGGACATGATGCTCCGGGCACAGTTTGGCCAGGacccctctgccatggctgCTTTGGCAGCTGAAATGAACTTTTTCCAGCTGCCAGTGAGCAATGTGGAGCTGGAGAGCCAGCTGCTGGGCAAAATGACCTTTGAGGAGCAGAGCAACAGTGCACTGCATTAA